From the genome of Alosa alosa isolate M-15738 ecotype Scorff River chromosome 18, AALO_Geno_1.1, whole genome shotgun sequence, one region includes:
- the ankrd2 gene encoding ankyrin repeat domain-containing protein 2 isoform X3, whose translation MRGGVTSEEPTANLSQNPTETTNTHRRDSDQEQGGGEINSVGISKREERRRTRALKLGVLKPDAEDQQRSSPQVEEEQLKTAEGEKLEGAGLVAELRRRRRAKQKAARTPKVAVEAPVFRKSALHHAAQEGHTAVIQKLLEHGVDIHLKDRLHSTAVHWACRGGSLAALKLLHFHGANLNARDKLFSAPLHVATRTGHYHVVEYLLNNKVKINSRDREGDTALHDAVRLNRYKISKLLILSGADTRIANIKGLRAMDQLNSWQSDTLETLQRMEQLRDL comes from the exons atgagaggaggagtAACCAGTGAGGAGCCAACGGCAAACTTGAGTCAGAATCCGACAGAgacgacaaacacacacagaagagactCAGATCAGGagcaaggaggaggagaaatcaaCAGTGTTGGAATaagcaagagagaggag AGGAGACGTACTCGTGCATTGAAGTTGGGTGTTCTGAAGCCAGATGCTGAAGATCAACAAAGGTCAAGTCCCCAG gtggaggaAGAGCAGCTGAAGACAGCTGAAGGTGAAAAACTGGAAGGGGCGGGGCTTGTGGCAGAACTGCGTAGGAGGAGGCGGGCCAAGCAGAAGGCTGCAAGGACCCCAAAGGTGGCCGTGGAGGCGCCCGTG ttcaggAAATCAGCGCTACATCATGCAGCTCAGGAAGGTCACACTGCTGTGATACAGAAGCTTCTGGAACATGGGGTCGATATCCATCTAAAAGACCGG ctgcacagcacagcagtgcaCTGGGCGTGTAGGGGAGGCAGTCTGGCTGCCCTGAAACTTCTGCACTTCCACGGAGCGAACCTTAACGCCAgagacaag ctcTTTAGTGCTCCTCTGCATGTGGCCACCAGAACAGGACACTACCATGTGGTGGAGTACCTCCTCAACAATAAAGTCAAAATCAACAGCCGAGACCgg GAGGGAGACACCGCCCTGCATGATGCTGTGAGACTCAACCGCTACAAGATTTCCAAACTGCTTATCTTGTCCGGAGCAGATACACGCATTGCCAATATc AAGGGACTGAGGGCTATGGACCAGTTGAACTCATGGCAGTCTGACACCCTGGAGACGCTGCAGAGGATGGAACAGCTCAGAGACCTGTAG
- the ankrd2 gene encoding ankyrin repeat domain-containing protein 1 isoform X2, protein MRGGVTSEEPTANLSQNPTETTNTHRRDSDQEQGGGEINSVGISKREERRRTRALKLGVLKPDAEDQQRSSPQVEEEQLKTAEGEKLEGAGLVAELRRRRRAKQKAARTPKVAVEAPVEGPVDSIDFLKAAANGKVKMVEKFLQDGGDPNTSNEFRKSALHHAAQEGHTAVIQKLLEHGVDIHLKDRLHSTAVHWACRGGSLAALKLLHFHGANLNARDKLFSAPLHVATRTGHYHVVEYLLNNKVKINSRDREGDTALHDAVRLNRYKISKLLILSGADTRIANIS, encoded by the exons atgagaggaggagtAACCAGTGAGGAGCCAACGGCAAACTTGAGTCAGAATCCGACAGAgacgacaaacacacacagaagagactCAGATCAGGagcaaggaggaggagaaatcaaCAGTGTTGGAATaagcaagagagaggag AGGAGACGTACTCGTGCATTGAAGTTGGGTGTTCTGAAGCCAGATGCTGAAGATCAACAAAGGTCAAGTCCCCAG gtggaggaAGAGCAGCTGAAGACAGCTGAAGGTGAAAAACTGGAAGGGGCGGGGCTTGTGGCAGAACTGCGTAGGAGGAGGCGGGCCAAGCAGAAGGCTGCAAGGACCCCAAAGGTGGCCGTGGAGGCGCCCGTG gaGGGTCCTGTTGACTCAATAGATTTCCTGAAGGCCGCAGCTAATGGCAAAGTCAAAATGGTGGAGAAGTTTCTGCAGGACGGGGGAGACCCAAACACTtctaatgag ttcaggAAATCAGCGCTACATCATGCAGCTCAGGAAGGTCACACTGCTGTGATACAGAAGCTTCTGGAACATGGGGTCGATATCCATCTAAAAGACCGG ctgcacagcacagcagtgcaCTGGGCGTGTAGGGGAGGCAGTCTGGCTGCCCTGAAACTTCTGCACTTCCACGGAGCGAACCTTAACGCCAgagacaag ctcTTTAGTGCTCCTCTGCATGTGGCCACCAGAACAGGACACTACCATGTGGTGGAGTACCTCCTCAACAATAAAGTCAAAATCAACAGCCGAGACCgg GAGGGAGACACCGCCCTGCATGATGCTGTGAGACTCAACCGCTACAAGATTTCCAAACTGCTTATCTTGTCCGGAGCAGATACACGCATTGCCAATATc tcttag
- the ankrd2 gene encoding ankyrin repeat domain-containing protein 2 isoform X1 — protein sequence MRGGVTSEEPTANLSQNPTETTNTHRRDSDQEQGGGEINSVGISKREERRRTRALKLGVLKPDAEDQQRSSPQVEEEQLKTAEGEKLEGAGLVAELRRRRRAKQKAARTPKVAVEAPVEGPVDSIDFLKAAANGKVKMVEKFLQDGGDPNTSNEFRKSALHHAAQEGHTAVIQKLLEHGVDIHLKDRLHSTAVHWACRGGSLAALKLLHFHGANLNARDKLFSAPLHVATRTGHYHVVEYLLNNKVKINSRDREGDTALHDAVRLNRYKISKLLILSGADTRIANIKGLRAMDQLNSWQSDTLETLQRMEQLRDL from the exons atgagaggaggagtAACCAGTGAGGAGCCAACGGCAAACTTGAGTCAGAATCCGACAGAgacgacaaacacacacagaagagactCAGATCAGGagcaaggaggaggagaaatcaaCAGTGTTGGAATaagcaagagagaggag AGGAGACGTACTCGTGCATTGAAGTTGGGTGTTCTGAAGCCAGATGCTGAAGATCAACAAAGGTCAAGTCCCCAG gtggaggaAGAGCAGCTGAAGACAGCTGAAGGTGAAAAACTGGAAGGGGCGGGGCTTGTGGCAGAACTGCGTAGGAGGAGGCGGGCCAAGCAGAAGGCTGCAAGGACCCCAAAGGTGGCCGTGGAGGCGCCCGTG gaGGGTCCTGTTGACTCAATAGATTTCCTGAAGGCCGCAGCTAATGGCAAAGTCAAAATGGTGGAGAAGTTTCTGCAGGACGGGGGAGACCCAAACACTtctaatgag ttcaggAAATCAGCGCTACATCATGCAGCTCAGGAAGGTCACACTGCTGTGATACAGAAGCTTCTGGAACATGGGGTCGATATCCATCTAAAAGACCGG ctgcacagcacagcagtgcaCTGGGCGTGTAGGGGAGGCAGTCTGGCTGCCCTGAAACTTCTGCACTTCCACGGAGCGAACCTTAACGCCAgagacaag ctcTTTAGTGCTCCTCTGCATGTGGCCACCAGAACAGGACACTACCATGTGGTGGAGTACCTCCTCAACAATAAAGTCAAAATCAACAGCCGAGACCgg GAGGGAGACACCGCCCTGCATGATGCTGTGAGACTCAACCGCTACAAGATTTCCAAACTGCTTATCTTGTCCGGAGCAGATACACGCATTGCCAATATc AAGGGACTGAGGGCTATGGACCAGTTGAACTCATGGCAGTCTGACACCCTGGAGACGCTGCAGAGGATGGAACAGCTCAGAGACCTGTAG